One window from the genome of Eleginops maclovinus isolate JMC-PN-2008 ecotype Puerto Natales chromosome 15, JC_Emac_rtc_rv5, whole genome shotgun sequence encodes:
- the senp6a gene encoding sentrin-specific protease 6 isoform X5, producing MKIVLRRRILISKISGAVSVEEMDRQQPTPPEETKSPTMRHFTSSDPLRTYENRTSNHIRPLNKLLPKRLSDVPLTLATSSPIPNRTNYFIISPTPSQGIVLQGRHFQHAQMPSAIRKPVQSLDLKERSDFSTSQQGVEVDSIVLTCPEISEEEQQNIKRLVEQKRKILEDPSQVNAAEPVGPIVYHTVCMKCNKPSEDVRTCRTCGSGASLLSSPTPRPPIRAQPSPGPTSLQQSFYKPASTVRGPRGEALPVRISGSRGTLLPLSNGLLAGGSGYCGARNPPGKGKRTAAAHRHELNDPIVLSSDEEEEADNASTGSVSRLDSLSPRPADSAHSSPAPSGGRVEAAVKSAGEQEELGAEFFEDVNMKITIPRRSRMKDQFGNQPPEQLSPRLKKPKLSPNKCDSIILECRSVRIGTLRRMVTKPVVFSIDQIQLETEGLERNSVENVSFQTSELISCEWCNVRKLPVLFFQTTAEECVRLRTQLSMTEEKGGEWYDCAGDQSDEKFIVLIFENGLAMKEQAILEDILGEIGRKNNLSNFPAKLPFEEANIRLVNYNKASKQKEDKEKPLQASQGSPVAKATQATPLSPGAMTTRTSMSTRHHSSFFEDEEEDMTDLQPTFSGPIIKLMVYPPPPAKGGISVTNEDLHCLTDGEFLNDVIIDFYLKYLVLEKLKKEDAQRIHVFSSFFYKRLNQRERRSAPETSNLPIHKRKHNRVKTWTRHVDLFQKDFIFVPINESAHWYLAVICFPGLNGPLFEQNPLYPSPSSCAPPSEESIPEHCRPLSPDGLDPPSDTLSGPQASTEEGTEGDSAASCTEGAPAHPPTEPQYTSELHRISVSYASVKEDDDPFGFSDDQSSCQDECSDDGAPPEDPLSSESASKLNVCRQPCILIMDSLRGPARSSVVKTLREYLEVEWEVRQGTPRCFGKDVMKGSSPRVPQQDNFSDCGVYVLQYVESFFENPIPSFHLPVNLSDWFPQQRMKTKREEIKQLILKIKEQQEAERRDVPVPPPRCPEAPDIQQTPEPPNLPAGP from the exons ATGAAGATTGTGTTACGAAGAAGGATACTGATAAGCAAAAT CTCTGGCGCGGTGAGTGTGGAGGAGATGGACCGGCAGCAGCCCACTCCCCCCGAGGAGACCAAG TCTCCGACCATGCGGCACTTCACTTCTTCGGACCCTTTGAGGACGTATGAGAACCGCACGAGTAATCACATCAGGCCTCTCAACAAGCTGCTGCCCAAAAGGCTCAG cgACGTCCCTCTCACGTTAGCGACATCGTCCCCGATCCCCAACAGAACAAACTACTTCATCATCAGCCCGACGCCTTCGCAGGGAATTGTTCTGCAGGGGAGACACTTCCAGCATGCCCAGATGCCCTCTGCCATACGCAAGCCAGTCCAAAG Ccttgatttaaaagaaag AAGCGACTTCTCCACGTCGCAGCAGGGTGTGGAGGTGGACAGCATCGTCCTCACCTGTCCAGAGATCTCAG aagaggagcagcagaatATAAAGCGGCTTGTTGAGCAGAAGAGGAAAATTCTGGAGGACCCCTCGCAGGTCAATGCTGCAGAG CCGGTGGGGCCCATCGTTTACCACACGGTGTGCATGAAGTGCAACAAGCCCAGCGAGGACGTCCGCACGTGCAGGACCTGCGGCAGCGGGGCGTCGCTGCTTTCTTCCCCGACCCCCCGGCCCCCCATCCGGGCCCAACCCTCCCCGGGACCCACCAGCCTGCAGCAGAGCTTCTACAAGCCGGCCTCCACCGTGAGGGGCCCGCGGGGGGAGGCCCTGCCCGTGCGCATCAGTGGCTCCAGAGGGACGCTGCTGCCTCTGAGCAACGGACTGTTAGCCGGGGGGTCGGGGTACTGCGGAGCCAGGAACCCCCCCGGCAAAGGGAAGAGGACGGCTGCGGCGCATCGGCACGAACTCAACGACCCCA TCGTGCTGTccagtgatgaagaggaggaggcggacAACGCTAGCACAGGAAGTGTGAGCCGATTGGACAGTTTGTCCCCCCGCCCCGCAGACTCCGCCCACTCCTCTCCGGCGCCCTCCGGAGGACGGGTGGAAGCAGCGGTGAAGAGCGCCGGCGAACAAGAGGAGCTCGGCGCAGAGTTCTTCGAAGACGTCAACATGAAGATCACGATACCACGGAGATCCCGGATGAAGgaccag tttgggAACCAACCCCCCGAGCAGCTTTCACCCAGACTGAAGAAACCTAAATTATCTCCCAACAAATGTGACAGCATCATCCTGGAGTGTCGGAGCGTCCGGATAGGAACGCTGCGCCGGATGGTGACCAAGCCCGTCGTC tttTCCATCGACCAGATCCAGCTGGAGACTGAAG GGCTGGAACGTAACTCGGTGGAGAACGTGAGCTTCCAGACGTCGGAATTGATCAGCTGTGAGTGGTGTAACGTCCGGAAACTCCCCGTCCTGTTCTTCCAGACGACGGCGGAGGAGTGTGTGCGTCTGCGCACGCAGCTCAGCATGACTGAGGAGAAGGGGGGGGAGTGGTACGACTGTGCCGGAGACC AGTCGGACGAGAAGTTCATCGTCCTGATCTTCGAGAACGGCCTGGCGATGAAGGAGCAGGCCATCCTGGAGGACATCCTGGGAGAGATCGGCCGGAAGAACAACCTCAGCAACTTCCCCGCCAAGCTGCCCTTCGAGGAGGCCAACATCCGGCTGGTGAACTACAACAAGGCGTCCAAACAGAAGGAGGACAAG gAGAAGCCGCTGCAAGCCTCGCAGGGATCCCCTGTAGCCAAGGCAACGCAGGCGACCCCGCTGAGCCCGGGCGCCATGACGACACGGACTAGCATGTCTACCCGGCATCACAGCAGCTTCTTCGAGGACGAAGAAGAGGACATGACCGACCTGCAGCCCACCTTCTCCGGACCAATCATCAA aTTAATGGTGTACCCCCCTCCTCCAGCCAAAGGAGGAATCTCCGTCACTAATGAAGACCTGCACTGCCTCACTGACGGAGAGTTCCTCAACGACGTCATCATagacttttatttaaa ATATTTAGTTttagagaaattaaaaaaagaggacGCTCAGAGGATCCACGTCTTCAGCTCCTTCTTCTACAAGAGACTGAaccagagggagaggaggagcgcTCCGGAGACCAGCAACCTGCC AATCCACAAGAGGAAGCACAACAGGGTGAAGACGTGGACCCGGCACGTGGATCTCTTCCAGAAGGATTTCATCTTCGTTCCCATCAACGAGTC AGCTCACTGGTACCTGGCGGTGATCTGCTTCCCGGGTCTGAACGGTCCCCTGTTTGAGCAGAACCCTCTGTACCCCTCCCCTTCGTCCTGCGCCCCCCCCTCAGAGGAGAGCATCCCGGAGCACTGCCGCCCTCTGTCCCCCGATGGGCTGGACCCCCCCTCAGATACCCTCTCTGGCCCCCAGGCCTCCACAGAGGAAGGGACTGAAGGAGACTCTGCTGCCTCATGCACAGAGGGGGCGCCTGCACATCCCCCCACAGAACCACAGTACACAA GTGAGTTGCACAGAATCAGTGTGAGCTACGCTTCAGTTAAAGAAGACGACGACCCCTTCGGCTTCTCTGACGACCAGAGCTCCTGTCAG GATGAGTGCAGTGATGACGGGGCCCCCCCTGAAGACCCTCTCAGCTCTGAATCTGCCTCCAAGCTGAACGTCTGCAGACA GCCTTGTATCCTCATCATGGACTCGCTGCGAGGCCCGGCCCGCTCCAGCGTGGTGAAAACCCTGCGAGA GTACCTGGAGGTGGAGTGGGAGGTGCGTCAGGGCACGCCGCGGTGTTTTGGGAAGGACGTGATGAAGGGCTCCAGCCCCCGAGTGCCTCAGCAGGACAACTTCAGCGACTGTGGAGTGTACGTCCTGCAGTACGTCGAGAGCTTCTTCGAG AATCCgatccccagcttccacctgccCGTGAACCTCTCCGACTGGTTCCCTCAGCAGCGGATGAAGACGAAGCGCGAGGAAATCAAACAGCTGATCCTGAAGATCAAAGAGCAACAGGAAGCGGAGAGGAGGGACGTCCCGGTGCCCCCCCCCCGCTGTCCCGAAGCGCCCGACATCCAACAGACTCCCGAGCCTCCAAATTTACCCGCCGGCCCctaa
- the senp6a gene encoding sentrin-specific protease 6 isoform X6, protein MDRQQPTPPEETKSPTMRHFTSSDPLRTYENRTSNHIRPLNKLLPKRLSDVPLTLATSSPIPNRTNYFIISPTPSQGIVLQGRHFQHAQMPSAIRKPVQSLDLKERSDFSTSQQGVEVDSIVLTCPEISEEEQQNIKRLVEQKRKILEDPSQVNAAEPVGPIVYHTVCMKCNKPSEDVRTCRTCGSGASLLSSPTPRPPIRAQPSPGPTSLQQSFYKPASTVRGPRGEALPVRISGSRGTLLPLSNGLLAGGSGYCGARNPPGKGKRTAAAHRHELNDPIVLSSDEEEEADNASTGSVSRLDSLSPRPADSAHSSPAPSGGRVEAAVKSAGEQEELGAEFFEDVNMKITIPRRSRMKDQFGNQPPEQLSPRLKKPKLSPNKCDSIILECRSVRIGTLRRMVTKPVVFSIDQIQLETEGLERNSVENVSFQTSELISCEWCNVRKLPVLFFQTTAEECVRLRTQLSMTEEKGGEWYDCAGDQSDEKFIVLIFENGLAMKEQAILEDILGEIGRKNNLSNFPAKLPFEEANIRLVNYNKASKQKEDKEKPLQASQGSPVAKATQATPLSPGAMTTRTSMSTRHHSSFFEDEEEDMTDLQPTFSGPIIKLMVYPPPPAKGGISVTNEDLHCLTDGEFLNDVIIDFYLKYLVLEKLKKEDAQRIHVFSSFFYKRLNQRERRSAPETSNLPIHKRKHNRVKTWTRHVDLFQKDFIFVPINESAHWYLAVICFPGLNGPLFEQNPLYPSPSSCAPPSEESIPEHCRPLSPDGLDPPSDTLSGPQASTEEGTEGDSAASCTEGAPAHPPTEPQYTSELHRISVSYASVKEDDDPFGFSDDQSSCQDECSDDGAPPEDPLSSESASKLNVCRQPCILIMDSLRGPARSSVVKTLREYLEVEWEVRQGTPRCFGKDVMKGSSPRVPQQDNFSDCGVYVLQYVESFFENPIPSFHLPVNLSDWFPQQRMKTKREEIKQLILKIKEQQEAERRDVPVPPPRCPEAPDIQQTPEPPNLPAGP, encoded by the exons ATGGACCGGCAGCAGCCCACTCCCCCCGAGGAGACCAAG TCTCCGACCATGCGGCACTTCACTTCTTCGGACCCTTTGAGGACGTATGAGAACCGCACGAGTAATCACATCAGGCCTCTCAACAAGCTGCTGCCCAAAAGGCTCAG cgACGTCCCTCTCACGTTAGCGACATCGTCCCCGATCCCCAACAGAACAAACTACTTCATCATCAGCCCGACGCCTTCGCAGGGAATTGTTCTGCAGGGGAGACACTTCCAGCATGCCCAGATGCCCTCTGCCATACGCAAGCCAGTCCAAAG Ccttgatttaaaagaaag AAGCGACTTCTCCACGTCGCAGCAGGGTGTGGAGGTGGACAGCATCGTCCTCACCTGTCCAGAGATCTCAG aagaggagcagcagaatATAAAGCGGCTTGTTGAGCAGAAGAGGAAAATTCTGGAGGACCCCTCGCAGGTCAATGCTGCAGAG CCGGTGGGGCCCATCGTTTACCACACGGTGTGCATGAAGTGCAACAAGCCCAGCGAGGACGTCCGCACGTGCAGGACCTGCGGCAGCGGGGCGTCGCTGCTTTCTTCCCCGACCCCCCGGCCCCCCATCCGGGCCCAACCCTCCCCGGGACCCACCAGCCTGCAGCAGAGCTTCTACAAGCCGGCCTCCACCGTGAGGGGCCCGCGGGGGGAGGCCCTGCCCGTGCGCATCAGTGGCTCCAGAGGGACGCTGCTGCCTCTGAGCAACGGACTGTTAGCCGGGGGGTCGGGGTACTGCGGAGCCAGGAACCCCCCCGGCAAAGGGAAGAGGACGGCTGCGGCGCATCGGCACGAACTCAACGACCCCA TCGTGCTGTccagtgatgaagaggaggaggcggacAACGCTAGCACAGGAAGTGTGAGCCGATTGGACAGTTTGTCCCCCCGCCCCGCAGACTCCGCCCACTCCTCTCCGGCGCCCTCCGGAGGACGGGTGGAAGCAGCGGTGAAGAGCGCCGGCGAACAAGAGGAGCTCGGCGCAGAGTTCTTCGAAGACGTCAACATGAAGATCACGATACCACGGAGATCCCGGATGAAGgaccag tttgggAACCAACCCCCCGAGCAGCTTTCACCCAGACTGAAGAAACCTAAATTATCTCCCAACAAATGTGACAGCATCATCCTGGAGTGTCGGAGCGTCCGGATAGGAACGCTGCGCCGGATGGTGACCAAGCCCGTCGTC tttTCCATCGACCAGATCCAGCTGGAGACTGAAG GGCTGGAACGTAACTCGGTGGAGAACGTGAGCTTCCAGACGTCGGAATTGATCAGCTGTGAGTGGTGTAACGTCCGGAAACTCCCCGTCCTGTTCTTCCAGACGACGGCGGAGGAGTGTGTGCGTCTGCGCACGCAGCTCAGCATGACTGAGGAGAAGGGGGGGGAGTGGTACGACTGTGCCGGAGACC AGTCGGACGAGAAGTTCATCGTCCTGATCTTCGAGAACGGCCTGGCGATGAAGGAGCAGGCCATCCTGGAGGACATCCTGGGAGAGATCGGCCGGAAGAACAACCTCAGCAACTTCCCCGCCAAGCTGCCCTTCGAGGAGGCCAACATCCGGCTGGTGAACTACAACAAGGCGTCCAAACAGAAGGAGGACAAG gAGAAGCCGCTGCAAGCCTCGCAGGGATCCCCTGTAGCCAAGGCAACGCAGGCGACCCCGCTGAGCCCGGGCGCCATGACGACACGGACTAGCATGTCTACCCGGCATCACAGCAGCTTCTTCGAGGACGAAGAAGAGGACATGACCGACCTGCAGCCCACCTTCTCCGGACCAATCATCAA aTTAATGGTGTACCCCCCTCCTCCAGCCAAAGGAGGAATCTCCGTCACTAATGAAGACCTGCACTGCCTCACTGACGGAGAGTTCCTCAACGACGTCATCATagacttttatttaaa ATATTTAGTTttagagaaattaaaaaaagaggacGCTCAGAGGATCCACGTCTTCAGCTCCTTCTTCTACAAGAGACTGAaccagagggagaggaggagcgcTCCGGAGACCAGCAACCTGCC AATCCACAAGAGGAAGCACAACAGGGTGAAGACGTGGACCCGGCACGTGGATCTCTTCCAGAAGGATTTCATCTTCGTTCCCATCAACGAGTC AGCTCACTGGTACCTGGCGGTGATCTGCTTCCCGGGTCTGAACGGTCCCCTGTTTGAGCAGAACCCTCTGTACCCCTCCCCTTCGTCCTGCGCCCCCCCCTCAGAGGAGAGCATCCCGGAGCACTGCCGCCCTCTGTCCCCCGATGGGCTGGACCCCCCCTCAGATACCCTCTCTGGCCCCCAGGCCTCCACAGAGGAAGGGACTGAAGGAGACTCTGCTGCCTCATGCACAGAGGGGGCGCCTGCACATCCCCCCACAGAACCACAGTACACAA GTGAGTTGCACAGAATCAGTGTGAGCTACGCTTCAGTTAAAGAAGACGACGACCCCTTCGGCTTCTCTGACGACCAGAGCTCCTGTCAG GATGAGTGCAGTGATGACGGGGCCCCCCCTGAAGACCCTCTCAGCTCTGAATCTGCCTCCAAGCTGAACGTCTGCAGACA GCCTTGTATCCTCATCATGGACTCGCTGCGAGGCCCGGCCCGCTCCAGCGTGGTGAAAACCCTGCGAGA GTACCTGGAGGTGGAGTGGGAGGTGCGTCAGGGCACGCCGCGGTGTTTTGGGAAGGACGTGATGAAGGGCTCCAGCCCCCGAGTGCCTCAGCAGGACAACTTCAGCGACTGTGGAGTGTACGTCCTGCAGTACGTCGAGAGCTTCTTCGAG AATCCgatccccagcttccacctgccCGTGAACCTCTCCGACTGGTTCCCTCAGCAGCGGATGAAGACGAAGCGCGAGGAAATCAAACAGCTGATCCTGAAGATCAAAGAGCAACAGGAAGCGGAGAGGAGGGACGTCCCGGTGCCCCCCCCCCGCTGTCCCGAAGCGCCCGACATCCAACAGACTCCCGAGCCTCCAAATTTACCCGCCGGCCCctaa
- the senp6a gene encoding sentrin-specific protease 6 isoform X1, whose protein sequence is MAHNRSFLFEALDRSEARRDGGYKHNNWSFSLSGDSKEERIHDSGAVSVEEMDRQQPTPPEETKSPTMRHFTSSDPLRTYENRTSNHIRPLNKLLPKRLSDVPLTLATSSPIPNRTNYFIISPTPSQGIVLQGRHFQHAQMPSAIRKPVQSLDLKERSDFSTSQQGVEVDSIVLTCPEISEEEQQNIKRLVEQKRKILEDPSQVNAAEPVGPIVYHTVCMKCNKPSEDVRTCRTCGSGASLLSSPTPRPPIRAQPSPGPTSLQQSFYKPASTVRGPRGEALPVRISGSRGTLLPLSNGLLAGGSGYCGARNPPGKGKRTAAAHRHELNDPIVLSSDEEEEADNASTGSVSRLDSLSPRPADSAHSSPAPSGGRVEAAVKSAGEQEELGAEFFEDVNMKITIPRRSRMKDQFGNQPPEQLSPRLKKPKLSPNKCDSIILECRSVRIGTLRRMVTKPVVFSIDQIQLETEGLERNSVENVSFQTSELISCEWCNVRKLPVLFFQTTAEECVRLRTQLSMTEEKGGEWYDCAGDQSDEKFIVLIFENGLAMKEQAILEDILGEIGRKNNLSNFPAKLPFEEANIRLVNYNKASKQKEDKEKPLQASQGSPVAKATQATPLSPGAMTTRTSMSTRHHSSFFEDEEEDMTDLQPTFSGPIIKLMVYPPPPAKGGISVTNEDLHCLTDGEFLNDVIIDFYLKYLVLEKLKKEDAQRIHVFSSFFYKRLNQRERRSAPETSNLPIHKRKHNRVKTWTRHVDLFQKDFIFVPINESAHWYLAVICFPGLNGPLFEQNPLYPSPSSCAPPSEESIPEHCRPLSPDGLDPPSDTLSGPQASTEEGTEGDSAASCTEGAPAHPPTEPQYTSELHRISVSYASVKEDDDPFGFSDDQSSCQDECSDDGAPPEDPLSSESASKLNVCRQPCILIMDSLRGPARSSVVKTLREYLEVEWEVRQGTPRCFGKDVMKGSSPRVPQQDNFSDCGVYVLQYVESFFENPIPSFHLPVNLSDWFPQQRMKTKREEIKQLILKIKEQQEAERRDVPVPPPRCPEAPDIQQTPEPPNLPAGP, encoded by the exons ATGGCCCACAACCGCAGCTTTCTCTTTGAAG CCCTGGATAGATCAGAGGCCAGACGGGATGGAGGctacaaacacaacaactgGAGCTTTTCTCTTTCTGGTGACAGCAAAGAGGAGAGGATTCATGA CTCTGGCGCGGTGAGTGTGGAGGAGATGGACCGGCAGCAGCCCACTCCCCCCGAGGAGACCAAG TCTCCGACCATGCGGCACTTCACTTCTTCGGACCCTTTGAGGACGTATGAGAACCGCACGAGTAATCACATCAGGCCTCTCAACAAGCTGCTGCCCAAAAGGCTCAG cgACGTCCCTCTCACGTTAGCGACATCGTCCCCGATCCCCAACAGAACAAACTACTTCATCATCAGCCCGACGCCTTCGCAGGGAATTGTTCTGCAGGGGAGACACTTCCAGCATGCCCAGATGCCCTCTGCCATACGCAAGCCAGTCCAAAG Ccttgatttaaaagaaag AAGCGACTTCTCCACGTCGCAGCAGGGTGTGGAGGTGGACAGCATCGTCCTCACCTGTCCAGAGATCTCAG aagaggagcagcagaatATAAAGCGGCTTGTTGAGCAGAAGAGGAAAATTCTGGAGGACCCCTCGCAGGTCAATGCTGCAGAG CCGGTGGGGCCCATCGTTTACCACACGGTGTGCATGAAGTGCAACAAGCCCAGCGAGGACGTCCGCACGTGCAGGACCTGCGGCAGCGGGGCGTCGCTGCTTTCTTCCCCGACCCCCCGGCCCCCCATCCGGGCCCAACCCTCCCCGGGACCCACCAGCCTGCAGCAGAGCTTCTACAAGCCGGCCTCCACCGTGAGGGGCCCGCGGGGGGAGGCCCTGCCCGTGCGCATCAGTGGCTCCAGAGGGACGCTGCTGCCTCTGAGCAACGGACTGTTAGCCGGGGGGTCGGGGTACTGCGGAGCCAGGAACCCCCCCGGCAAAGGGAAGAGGACGGCTGCGGCGCATCGGCACGAACTCAACGACCCCA TCGTGCTGTccagtgatgaagaggaggaggcggacAACGCTAGCACAGGAAGTGTGAGCCGATTGGACAGTTTGTCCCCCCGCCCCGCAGACTCCGCCCACTCCTCTCCGGCGCCCTCCGGAGGACGGGTGGAAGCAGCGGTGAAGAGCGCCGGCGAACAAGAGGAGCTCGGCGCAGAGTTCTTCGAAGACGTCAACATGAAGATCACGATACCACGGAGATCCCGGATGAAGgaccag tttgggAACCAACCCCCCGAGCAGCTTTCACCCAGACTGAAGAAACCTAAATTATCTCCCAACAAATGTGACAGCATCATCCTGGAGTGTCGGAGCGTCCGGATAGGAACGCTGCGCCGGATGGTGACCAAGCCCGTCGTC tttTCCATCGACCAGATCCAGCTGGAGACTGAAG GGCTGGAACGTAACTCGGTGGAGAACGTGAGCTTCCAGACGTCGGAATTGATCAGCTGTGAGTGGTGTAACGTCCGGAAACTCCCCGTCCTGTTCTTCCAGACGACGGCGGAGGAGTGTGTGCGTCTGCGCACGCAGCTCAGCATGACTGAGGAGAAGGGGGGGGAGTGGTACGACTGTGCCGGAGACC AGTCGGACGAGAAGTTCATCGTCCTGATCTTCGAGAACGGCCTGGCGATGAAGGAGCAGGCCATCCTGGAGGACATCCTGGGAGAGATCGGCCGGAAGAACAACCTCAGCAACTTCCCCGCCAAGCTGCCCTTCGAGGAGGCCAACATCCGGCTGGTGAACTACAACAAGGCGTCCAAACAGAAGGAGGACAAG gAGAAGCCGCTGCAAGCCTCGCAGGGATCCCCTGTAGCCAAGGCAACGCAGGCGACCCCGCTGAGCCCGGGCGCCATGACGACACGGACTAGCATGTCTACCCGGCATCACAGCAGCTTCTTCGAGGACGAAGAAGAGGACATGACCGACCTGCAGCCCACCTTCTCCGGACCAATCATCAA aTTAATGGTGTACCCCCCTCCTCCAGCCAAAGGAGGAATCTCCGTCACTAATGAAGACCTGCACTGCCTCACTGACGGAGAGTTCCTCAACGACGTCATCATagacttttatttaaa ATATTTAGTTttagagaaattaaaaaaagaggacGCTCAGAGGATCCACGTCTTCAGCTCCTTCTTCTACAAGAGACTGAaccagagggagaggaggagcgcTCCGGAGACCAGCAACCTGCC AATCCACAAGAGGAAGCACAACAGGGTGAAGACGTGGACCCGGCACGTGGATCTCTTCCAGAAGGATTTCATCTTCGTTCCCATCAACGAGTC AGCTCACTGGTACCTGGCGGTGATCTGCTTCCCGGGTCTGAACGGTCCCCTGTTTGAGCAGAACCCTCTGTACCCCTCCCCTTCGTCCTGCGCCCCCCCCTCAGAGGAGAGCATCCCGGAGCACTGCCGCCCTCTGTCCCCCGATGGGCTGGACCCCCCCTCAGATACCCTCTCTGGCCCCCAGGCCTCCACAGAGGAAGGGACTGAAGGAGACTCTGCTGCCTCATGCACAGAGGGGGCGCCTGCACATCCCCCCACAGAACCACAGTACACAA GTGAGTTGCACAGAATCAGTGTGAGCTACGCTTCAGTTAAAGAAGACGACGACCCCTTCGGCTTCTCTGACGACCAGAGCTCCTGTCAG GATGAGTGCAGTGATGACGGGGCCCCCCCTGAAGACCCTCTCAGCTCTGAATCTGCCTCCAAGCTGAACGTCTGCAGACA GCCTTGTATCCTCATCATGGACTCGCTGCGAGGCCCGGCCCGCTCCAGCGTGGTGAAAACCCTGCGAGA GTACCTGGAGGTGGAGTGGGAGGTGCGTCAGGGCACGCCGCGGTGTTTTGGGAAGGACGTGATGAAGGGCTCCAGCCCCCGAGTGCCTCAGCAGGACAACTTCAGCGACTGTGGAGTGTACGTCCTGCAGTACGTCGAGAGCTTCTTCGAG AATCCgatccccagcttccacctgccCGTGAACCTCTCCGACTGGTTCCCTCAGCAGCGGATGAAGACGAAGCGCGAGGAAATCAAACAGCTGATCCTGAAGATCAAAGAGCAACAGGAAGCGGAGAGGAGGGACGTCCCGGTGCCCCCCCCCCGCTGTCCCGAAGCGCCCGACATCCAACAGACTCCCGAGCCTCCAAATTTACCCGCCGGCCCctaa